From Alkalidesulfovibrio alkalitolerans DSM 16529, a single genomic window includes:
- the thiM gene encoding hydroxyethylthiazole kinase, which translates to MIDARTVWKDVERIRQSAPLVHNITNYVVMNTTANALLSIGASPVMAHALEEMDELAAIVKALVINIGTLSPGWIEGMRRAGLAAREHGVPVILDPVGAGATSLRTDTCAALLTEVAPGIVRGNASEILALAQATCGLVAEGRTKGVDSAHESAAALNAATALASRFACVVVVSGAVDYVTDGLRGLRIENGDALMPRVTGMGCTASALIGAFAAVNTSGLAAAGHAMAVMGVCGELAAAISQGPGSMQLNFLDALYTLCPEDIEARLRIIPLENVAQQP; encoded by the coding sequence ATGATCGACGCACGCACAGTCTGGAAGGACGTGGAGCGCATCCGCCAAAGCGCCCCCCTGGTCCACAACATAACCAACTACGTGGTCATGAACACCACGGCCAACGCGCTGCTCTCCATCGGCGCCTCGCCGGTCATGGCCCATGCCCTGGAGGAGATGGACGAGCTCGCGGCCATCGTCAAGGCGCTGGTCATCAACATCGGTACCCTCTCGCCTGGCTGGATCGAGGGCATGCGCCGGGCCGGCCTCGCGGCCAGGGAACACGGCGTCCCCGTGATCCTCGATCCCGTGGGCGCGGGCGCGACGAGCCTTCGCACCGACACCTGCGCGGCCCTTCTGACTGAGGTCGCGCCGGGCATCGTGCGCGGCAACGCGTCCGAGATACTGGCCCTAGCCCAGGCGACCTGCGGCCTTGTGGCCGAGGGCCGCACCAAGGGCGTGGACAGCGCCCATGAAAGCGCGGCGGCCCTGAACGCCGCCACGGCGCTGGCCAGCCGCTTCGCCTGCGTAGTCGTGGTCTCGGGCGCGGTGGACTACGTCACCGACGGCCTGCGAGGCCTGCGCATCGAGAACGGCGACGCGCTCATGCCCAGGGTCACGGGCATGGGCTGCACGGCGTCGGCCCTGATCGGAGCGTTTGCGGCCGTCAACACCTCGGGACTTGCGGCCGCGGGCCACGCCATGGCCGTCATGGGCGTGTGCGGCGAGCTCGCCGCCGCCATCTCGCAGGGGCCTGGCTCCATGCAACTCAATTTCCTCGACGCGCTCTACACGCTATGCCCCGAAGACATCGAGGCAAGGCTGAGAATCATCCCGCTCGAAAACGTCGCTCAGCAACCCTGA
- a CDS encoding MlaE family ABC transporter permease, whose translation MVSAPLEWLGRRALSFLLESGRYACFSARAAALALRPPFQPVRVVEQVYFIGVRSMSVILLIGLFTGMVLGLQGYYALVKFGSEGMLGAAVALSLIRELGPVLTAIMVIGRAGSAMTAEIGVMRISEQIDALDTMDINPVRYLVSPKVAGAVISFPLLTAFFDVMGIIGGYLTGVVMLGVNAGVYWYRIETAVEMADVTGGFVKSLVFALIVATMCCYQGYYTHLRRQGFGAVGVSLSTTTAVVISCVMVLISDYVITSFFM comes from the coding sequence ATGGTCAGCGCGCCACTTGAGTGGCTGGGCCGAAGGGCCCTCTCTTTTCTGCTCGAATCCGGGCGCTACGCCTGCTTTTCCGCGCGCGCCGCGGCCCTTGCGTTACGGCCGCCGTTTCAGCCCGTCAGGGTGGTGGAGCAGGTTTATTTCATCGGTGTGCGCTCCATGTCCGTCATCCTGCTCATAGGTCTCTTCACGGGCATGGTCCTCGGCCTTCAAGGGTATTACGCGCTGGTCAAGTTCGGCTCCGAAGGCATGCTTGGCGCGGCCGTGGCGTTGTCGCTGATTCGCGAGTTGGGTCCTGTGCTCACGGCCATCATGGTCATCGGCCGCGCGGGTTCGGCCATGACCGCCGAGATCGGCGTGATGCGCATCTCCGAGCAGATTGACGCACTGGACACCATGGACATCAATCCCGTGCGCTACCTGGTCAGTCCCAAGGTGGCCGGAGCAGTCATAAGCTTTCCCCTGCTCACGGCCTTCTTCGACGTCATGGGCATCATCGGCGGCTACCTCACGGGCGTGGTCATGCTCGGGGTGAACGCGGGCGTCTATTGGTACCGCATTGAGACGGCCGTGGAGATGGCCGACGTCACGGGCGGCTTCGTCAAGTCGCTGGTCTTCGCGCTCATCGTGGCCACCATGTGCTGCTACCAGGGCTATTACACCCACCTGCGCAGGCAGGGTTTCGGCGCGGTGGGCGTCTCACTCTCCACGACCACGGCCGTGGTCATTTCCTGCGTCATGGTGCTCATCAGCGATTACGTCATAACCTCTTTCTTCATGTAA
- a CDS encoding ABC transporter ATP-binding protein — translation MAESLIQFKNLRKRFGDNVVLDGVDLEFFEGQVTTIIGKSGAGKSVMIKHIVGLLAPDSGEILVRGRPLSTMDREERRAFKSRVSYMFQSNALFDSMNVFDNVALPLRERRKTPEAKIREKVMGLLDILELPAAADRYPSQLSGGMQKRVALARALVSDPEIVLFDEPTTGLDPLRKNSVLAMVGHYQRRFGFTAIMVSHDVPDVFYISNRIAILDKGKILFQGSPVELERSGNEVAAEFLASLENLENDLVGLVGPHALSVALAEEGGQSRPAALLSLADVAELRSGIGDLATHRVLDALAGLARAKGGEGALLGRTGPGEILCVLPTGGDASRFLDAVGAALGNGEAVCRFGAEGLFASPGVLGAPADISKGCIEAAVAARASVHELGRMRCGDGES, via the coding sequence ATGGCCGAATCGCTCATTCAATTCAAGAACCTGCGCAAGCGCTTCGGCGACAACGTGGTGCTAGACGGCGTGGATCTCGAATTCTTTGAGGGCCAGGTCACGACCATCATCGGCAAGTCCGGCGCGGGCAAGAGCGTGATGATCAAGCACATCGTGGGTCTTCTGGCCCCCGATTCGGGCGAGATTTTGGTGCGCGGGCGCCCTCTTTCGACCATGGACCGCGAGGAGCGGCGGGCCTTCAAGAGCCGCGTGAGCTACATGTTCCAGAGCAACGCACTGTTCGACTCCATGAACGTCTTCGACAACGTGGCCCTGCCCCTTCGGGAGCGCCGCAAGACGCCCGAGGCCAAGATCCGAGAGAAGGTCATGGGGCTGCTCGACATCCTGGAGCTTCCGGCCGCAGCCGACCGCTATCCCTCGCAGCTTTCCGGCGGTATGCAAAAGCGTGTAGCCTTGGCCAGGGCCCTGGTCAGCGATCCCGAGATCGTGCTCTTCGACGAGCCCACCACAGGCCTCGACCCCCTGCGCAAGAACTCGGTGCTGGCCATGGTCGGCCACTACCAGCGCCGTTTCGGATTCACGGCCATCATGGTCAGCCACGATGTGCCCGACGTCTTCTATATCTCGAACCGCATCGCCATCCTGGACAAGGGCAAGATTCTCTTCCAGGGCAGTCCAGTGGAACTCGAACGCTCGGGCAACGAGGTGGCCGCGGAATTTTTGGCCAGCCTCGAGAACCTCGAGAACGACCTCGTGGGCCTTGTGGGTCCGCACGCCCTTTCCGTCGCGCTGGCGGAAGAGGGCGGGCAGAGCCGTCCGGCCGCGCTTTTGTCCCTGGCCGACGTGGCTGAATTGCGCTCAGGGATAGGCGACTTGGCAACGCACCGGGTGCTCGACGCCCTGGCCGGGCTGGCCCGGGCCAAGGGTGGGGAGGGCGCGCTGCTCGGCCGCACGGGGCCCGGAGAGATTTTGTGCGTTCTGCCGACGGGAGGCGATGCATCCCGCTTTCTCGACGCGGTGGGCGCGGCGCTGGGCAACGGCGAGGCTGTCTGCCGTTTCGGAGCCGAGGGCCTGTTTGCGAGTCCCGGCGTGCTCGGCGCGCCAGCGGACATATCCAAGGGATGCATTGAGGCCGCCGTCGCGGCGCGTGCCTCGGTTCATGAATTGGGCCGCATGCGATGCGGCGACGGGGAGTCATGA
- the mlaD gene encoding outer membrane lipid asymmetry maintenance protein MlaD, translated as MSGNRVKLELAVGVFVFICLLSVGYLTIKLGKMELVGGDNYPLEAKFTSVTGLRAGSSVEVAGVPIGRVGSISLDPQDMAAVVTLRIANSVRLSDDSIASIKTSGLIGDKFVEISPGGSGDFLAAGGRIVDTQSAVDIEGLISKYAFGNVEK; from the coding sequence ATGAGCGGCAACAGGGTGAAACTGGAATTGGCGGTGGGCGTCTTTGTCTTCATCTGCCTTTTGAGCGTGGGTTATCTGACCATCAAGCTCGGCAAGATGGAATTGGTCGGCGGGGACAACTATCCCCTGGAGGCCAAGTTCACCTCGGTCACGGGCCTTCGCGCGGGCAGTTCGGTGGAAGTCGCGGGCGTGCCCATCGGGCGCGTGGGCTCCATCAGTCTCGACCCGCAGGACATGGCCGCCGTGGTCACCCTGCGCATCGCCAACAGCGTGCGCCTGTCGGATGATTCCATTGCCAGCATCAAAACTTCCGGCCTCATCGGCGACAAGTTCGTCGAGATTTCGCCGGGTGGTTCGGGCGACTTTCTGGCTGCGGGCGGACGAATCGTGGATACGCAATCCGCTGTGGACATCGAAGGGCTGATCAGTAAATATGCGTTCGGTAACGTCGAAAAGTAG
- a CDS encoding MlaC/ttg2D family ABC transporter substrate-binding protein, giving the protein MSVQVFVSAPGVRTSRLRGVWRLLAACLVAAVCLTPAPAMAEKPMDAMKDFVGKVLDVLRDPAFKDGAMRQEQRNKLSALADDIFDWVELSRRTLALNWNRLDSDQRRDFVELYKQLLERTYMDRIQDYKDEEVVFSGQSSLSDTQVEIQTTVRSQGKNIPINYRLINRADSWRIYDVQVEGVSLVQNYRTQFNNILASKSPDEMIEDLRRKVAEGA; this is encoded by the coding sequence ATGTCGGTACAGGTTTTCGTGTCCGCGCCCGGCGTGCGGACGTCGCGGCTTAGGGGGGTCTGGCGCCTCCTGGCCGCGTGCCTTGTGGCGGCCGTGTGCCTCACGCCCGCTCCGGCAATGGCGGAAAAGCCCATGGACGCCATGAAGGATTTCGTGGGCAAGGTGCTCGACGTGCTGCGCGATCCGGCCTTCAAGGACGGGGCCATGCGTCAGGAGCAGCGCAACAAGCTTTCCGCCCTGGCCGACGACATTTTCGATTGGGTGGAGCTTTCGCGGCGCACCCTGGCCCTGAACTGGAACCGGCTCGACAGCGACCAGCGCAGGGATTTCGTCGAACTGTACAAGCAGCTCCTGGAGCGGACCTACATGGACCGAATCCAAGACTACAAGGACGAGGAAGTGGTTTTCAGCGGACAATCCTCGCTCTCCGATACCCAGGTCGAGATACAGACCACGGTGCGCTCCCAAGGCAAAAACATCCCCATCAATTACAGGCTTATCAACCGCGCCGACAGTTGGCGGATCTACGACGTGCAGGTCGAGGGCGTGAGTTTGGTGCAGAATTATCGTACCCAGTTCAACAACATTCTGGCGAGCAAGTCCCCTGACGAAATGATCGAGGATCTGCGACGCAAGGTCGCGGAAGGAGCCTAG
- a CDS encoding MlaA family lipoprotein produces the protein METGARRPLSPSLTVLAVLAVLLTPLVAVAAVAGHGPAGPAQTQDWSSICYWHEPGAVAPVLPAEQAVALETAAIPAQSGQNPRDVTIVSRSYFDTSLLLVTTTSATTGEQSTRVFSDADLDAAYVPEDDDLGHHEPHDDPWEGFNRAMFQFNDTLYFWIFDPAATGYAILVPQPARIGIANAFENIKFPIRFVNNLLQGKVENSFRELLKFLVNTIFGLGGIVESSRDHAYLNPPKQDLDKTFRTWGIESGNYVVWPIFGPYSVRHTFGDIGDTFLWPPTYLRPWYVPTLIWIGEKTNALSLRLGDYEAMKEASLDPYVALRDLYMQYRNRPDFDPYYDDPSKKPDEPEFMPLREGVK, from the coding sequence GTGGAAACCGGAGCCCGTCGCCCGCTGTCGCCGAGTCTGACCGTCCTCGCCGTCCTGGCCGTCCTGCTGACTCCGCTGGTCGCGGTCGCCGCGGTTGCCGGGCATGGTCCGGCAGGCCCGGCGCAGACGCAGGACTGGTCCTCGATCTGCTACTGGCACGAGCCCGGTGCGGTGGCTCCCGTCCTCCCGGCAGAACAGGCGGTCGCCCTCGAGACGGCGGCAATTCCCGCCCAGTCAGGCCAGAACCCGCGTGACGTGACCATCGTCAGCCGCAGCTACTTCGACACCTCGCTCCTGCTCGTGACTACGACCTCGGCAACCACCGGGGAGCAGAGCACGCGCGTCTTCTCCGACGCCGATCTCGACGCGGCCTACGTACCCGAGGACGACGACCTGGGACATCACGAGCCGCACGACGATCCCTGGGAAGGCTTCAACAGGGCCATGTTCCAGTTCAACGACACGCTTTACTTCTGGATATTCGATCCTGCGGCCACGGGCTATGCCATCCTGGTGCCCCAGCCCGCGCGTATCGGCATCGCCAACGCCTTCGAGAACATCAAGTTTCCCATCCGCTTCGTGAACAACCTCCTCCAGGGCAAGGTGGAGAACTCCTTCCGCGAACTGCTCAAATTTCTGGTGAACACCATCTTCGGCCTGGGCGGCATCGTGGAGAGCAGCCGCGACCACGCCTATCTCAACCCGCCCAAACAGGATCTGGACAAGACTTTCCGCACCTGGGGCATCGAGAGCGGCAACTACGTGGTCTGGCCCATCTTCGGCCCCTATTCCGTGCGCCATACCTTCGGCGACATCGGCGACACCTTCCTGTGGCCGCCGACCTACCTCAGGCCCTGGTACGTACCCACGCTCATCTGGATCGGCGAGAAGACGAACGCCCTGAGCCTGCGTCTGGGCGACTACGAGGCGATGAAGGAAGCCAGCCTCGATCCCTACGTGGCCTTGCGCGACCTCTACATGCAGTACAGGAATCGCCCTGATTTCGATCCCTACTACGACGATCCGTCGAAGAAGCCCGACGAACCCGAATTCATGCCCCTGCGCGAGGGCGTCAAGTAG
- a CDS encoding thymidine phosphorylase, translating into MGSLDAVEIIAAKRDGLPLTGEALSFLVDAFTHGQVPDYQMSAFLMAVCLRGMSVEETAALTGAMLRSGRTLAFPGLPRVGDKHSTGGVGDATSFLVGPVCAALGVAVPMIAGRGLGHTGGTVDKLESIPGLRTDLSPSEMEAQVRAVGLCMAGQSAEIAPADRRLYALRDVTCTVESVPLIAASIMSKKLAEGLDALVMDVKCGRGAFMKDEAGARELARTIVEIGAAHGVRVTALLTAMDQPLGRAAGNALEIAEAAALLCGEEPPGTAELLSLSLELSAHLVFLSGAALSVDEARGLARRALASGRAFEVFSRMVAAQGGDASVLERPERLPQALVRRVVAARETGFVTRLDALGLGKACVRLGAGRLRLDDRIDPAAGMIFLAREGDAVKAGEPVLELHAASESLIDAVLPLVDEAVAVGPQAPPIGLLMRGVLSAVC; encoded by the coding sequence ATGGGCTCATTGGACGCGGTCGAGATCATCGCCGCCAAACGCGACGGCCTCCCCCTCACCGGGGAGGCCTTGTCGTTTCTGGTGGACGCCTTCACGCACGGGCAGGTGCCCGACTACCAGATGAGCGCCTTTCTGATGGCCGTGTGTCTGCGCGGCATGTCGGTCGAAGAGACAGCCGCCCTGACCGGAGCCATGCTGCGCTCGGGCCGCACCCTCGCCTTTCCCGGCCTGCCCCGCGTGGGCGACAAGCACTCCACCGGCGGCGTGGGCGACGCAACCTCGTTTCTCGTCGGTCCCGTGTGCGCGGCGCTGGGCGTGGCCGTGCCCATGATCGCGGGCCGGGGGCTCGGCCACACCGGCGGCACCGTGGACAAGCTCGAATCCATTCCGGGCCTGCGCACAGACCTCTCGCCCTCCGAGATGGAGGCCCAGGTGCGCGCGGTGGGCCTTTGCATGGCCGGGCAAAGCGCGGAGATCGCCCCGGCGGACCGTCGCCTCTACGCCTTGCGCGACGTGACCTGCACAGTGGAGAGCGTGCCGCTGATCGCGGCCTCGATCATGTCCAAGAAACTCGCCGAGGGGCTCGACGCCCTGGTCATGGACGTGAAGTGCGGCCGGGGGGCCTTCATGAAGGACGAGGCAGGGGCGCGCGAGCTTGCGCGGACCATCGTGGAGATCGGCGCGGCGCACGGCGTGCGGGTCACGGCGCTGCTCACGGCCATGGACCAGCCGCTTGGCCGCGCAGCCGGAAACGCCCTGGAGATCGCCGAGGCGGCCGCGCTCTTGTGCGGCGAGGAGCCGCCCGGCACGGCTGAACTCCTGTCCTTGTCGCTGGAGCTTTCCGCTCACCTGGTTTTTCTGAGCGGCGCGGCGCTCAGCGTGGACGAGGCCAGGGGGCTCGCCCGGCGGGCCTTGGCCTCGGGCCGGGCCTTCGAGGTCTTCTCGCGCATGGTCGCGGCCCAGGGCGGCGACGCCTCGGTGCTCGAACGGCCCGAGCGCCTGCCGCAGGCCTTGGTCCGGCGCGTCGTGGCCGCGCGCGAGACGGGCTTCGTCACGCGGCTCGACGCGCTTGGGCTCGGCAAGGCCTGCGTGCGCCTGGGCGCGGGACGTCTGAGGCTCGACGACCGTATCGACCCGGCCGCCGGGATGATCTTTCTGGCCCGGGAAGGGGACGCCGTAAAGGCCGGGGAGCCGGTTCTGGAACTGCACGCCGCGAGCGAATCCCTGATCGACGCGGTGCTGCCCCTGGTGGACGAGGCCGTGGCCGTAGGCCCTCAAGCGCCCCCAATCGGCCTTCTCATGCGCGGGGTGCTTTCCGCAGTCTGTTGA
- a CDS encoding cytidine deaminase, whose amino-acid sequence MTDFGQPASGAAFDPEQQELLRAAKEAAAKAYAPYSKFRVGAAVLAADGRIFRGCNVENASYGLTLCAERMALALAVSEGACDKVGGIAGVAVFCLDAAPDADGRLPEGAAAPCGACRQWLAELAPEAWVVTNSFSAPRTTRELLPLGFNI is encoded by the coding sequence GTGACGGATTTCGGACAACCCGCGTCAGGGGCCGCCTTCGACCCGGAGCAGCAGGAGCTTTTGCGCGCCGCGAAAGAGGCGGCTGCAAAGGCCTATGCGCCCTATTCCAAGTTCCGCGTGGGCGCGGCCGTGCTCGCGGCGGACGGCCGGATATTTCGCGGCTGCAACGTGGAGAACGCCAGCTACGGCCTCACGCTGTGCGCCGAGCGCATGGCCCTGGCCCTGGCCGTGAGCGAAGGCGCGTGCGATAAGGTCGGCGGAATCGCCGGGGTGGCCGTGTTCTGCCTCGACGCCGCGCCAGACGCGGACGGGAGATTGCCCGAGGGCGCGGCAGCGCCTTGCGGGGCCTGCCGCCAGTGGCTGGCCGAACTCGCGCCCGAGGCCTGGGTGGTCACGAACTCCTTCAGCGCCCCGCGCACGACCCGCGAATTGCTCCCGCTCGGCTTCAATATTTAG
- the trmFO gene encoding methylenetetrahydrofolate--tRNA-(uracil(54)-C(5))-methyltransferase (FADH(2)-oxidizing) TrmFO — protein MSHIVVGGGLAGAECALALARAGLAVTLFEMRPARTTPAHQTDLLAELVCSNSLRSDEPVTAVGLLKEEMAALGSEVMRAARATSVPAGKALAVDRELFAREITRAVSEHPLIHVLRCEIESLDDPALVGAKAVAVCAGPLASDSLAKSLAANIGGEGLYFYDAIAPIVDAASIDMEHAFWGSRWRPEDDDYLNCPLSEEEYKALVAALLAAEKVPCRDFEKAVHFEGCLPVEEMAERGEMTLAFGPLKPVGLVDPRTGKRPFAVVQLRAENRERTAFNLVGFQTKLKYPEQDRVFRLIPALAKAEFLRFGSIHRNTFVDAPRVLTDDLELRARPGTFLAGQITGVEGYLESAACGLWLGMVLAAREAGRTLARPPRETALGALLGHLKSEAKGFQPSNVNFGLMPELSGRVKKKQRKETYAARAREAFVAWLGAR, from the coding sequence TTGTCCCATATCGTTGTCGGCGGCGGGCTGGCGGGTGCGGAATGCGCCCTGGCCCTGGCCCGGGCCGGACTGGCCGTGACCCTTTTCGAGATGCGGCCCGCGCGCACCACGCCCGCGCACCAGACCGACCTCCTGGCCGAACTCGTTTGCTCCAACTCGCTTCGCTCCGACGAGCCGGTCACGGCCGTGGGACTTTTGAAGGAAGAGATGGCCGCGCTGGGCTCCGAGGTCATGCGGGCCGCGCGGGCCACGTCCGTGCCGGCCGGAAAGGCCCTGGCCGTGGATCGCGAACTTTTCGCCCGCGAGATCACCCGCGCCGTGAGCGAACACCCCCTGATCCACGTCCTGCGCTGCGAGATCGAGAGCCTGGACGATCCCGCCCTGGTCGGGGCCAAGGCCGTGGCCGTGTGCGCCGGGCCGCTCGCCTCGGACAGCCTGGCCAAGAGCCTGGCCGCAAACATCGGCGGCGAGGGGCTGTATTTCTATGACGCCATCGCGCCCATCGTGGATGCGGCGAGCATCGACATGGAGCACGCCTTCTGGGGCTCGCGCTGGCGGCCCGAGGACGACGACTACCTGAACTGCCCGCTGAGCGAGGAGGAGTACAAGGCGCTGGTGGCCGCGCTGCTCGCGGCCGAGAAGGTGCCCTGCCGCGACTTCGAGAAGGCCGTGCACTTCGAGGGCTGCCTGCCCGTGGAGGAGATGGCCGAGCGCGGCGAGATGACCCTGGCCTTCGGACCGCTCAAGCCCGTGGGGCTGGTCGATCCGCGCACGGGCAAGCGGCCCTTCGCCGTGGTCCAGTTGCGCGCTGAGAACCGCGAGCGCACGGCCTTCAATCTGGTGGGTTTTCAGACCAAGCTTAAGTACCCCGAGCAGGACCGCGTCTTCCGCCTGATACCGGCCCTGGCCAAGGCCGAGTTCCTGCGTTTCGGCAGCATCCACCGCAACACCTTCGTGGACGCGCCACGCGTGCTCACGGATGATCTCGAACTGCGCGCCCGGCCGGGCACCTTTTTGGCCGGGCAGATCACAGGTGTGGAGGGGTATCTGGAGTCGGCGGCCTGCGGCCTGTGGCTGGGCATGGTCCTGGCGGCGCGCGAGGCGGGAAGGACGCTCGCCCGTCCGCCGCGCGAAACTGCGCTCGGCGCGCTGCTCGGCCATCTGAAGAGCGAGGCCAAAGGGTTTCAGCCGAGCAACGTCAATTTTGGTCTGATGCCCGAGCTTTCGGGCCGCGTGAAGAAGAAGCAGCGCAAGGAGACCTACGCGGCGCGTGCGCGAGAGGCCTTCGTCGCCTGGTTGGGCGCGCGTTAG
- a CDS encoding rhomboid family intramembrane serine protease, translating into MNSRRGGVSRSRAESDAQRRENARAVWRAQSRALGRSATRAAPQGADSTARPDGEDALAPQERDDGWREVVVGLSLRRAEEFSLVLQARDVEHMLRQTGRNTVIVSPAHEAVRAREELDAYVAENRRGLASLSPPPDTRSAIVPVGFFLGLLIPFHLLTLQVLPRQGWYPHIWRQQGRADAGLIWAGEWWRAATALTLHADAGHLLGNVAVGTIFGAVLCAELGLGAGLLLMLLAGILGNLVNAAVLGPDHLSIGFSTAVFGAAGCIAGLRAVAGPYSGLRGGFVPLAAGLGLTAMLGTGGENTDLGAHIFGFLVGVPLGVAAGRATNRMGMPGRALDAGLLVTALALPVLAWMLAFT; encoded by the coding sequence ATGAATTCTCGCCGTGGGGGCGTGAGTCGATCCAGGGCCGAATCCGATGCCCAGCGGCGCGAGAATGCCCGGGCCGTCTGGCGGGCCCAAAGCCGCGCCTTGGGGCGTTCCGCTACGCGCGCAGCGCCGCAAGGGGCCGACAGCACCGCGAGGCCTGACGGGGAAGACGCACTCGCGCCGCAAGAACGCGATGACGGCTGGCGCGAAGTGGTTGTGGGCCTTTCGCTGCGCCGGGCCGAGGAATTCTCCCTGGTCTTGCAGGCGCGCGATGTGGAGCACATGCTGCGCCAAACCGGGCGCAACACCGTGATCGTGTCTCCGGCGCACGAGGCGGTCCGCGCACGCGAAGAACTCGACGCCTATGTGGCAGAAAACCGGCGGGGGCTGGCCTCGCTCTCGCCGCCGCCGGACACTCGCTCGGCCATCGTGCCCGTGGGATTCTTCCTCGGGCTGCTCATCCCCTTTCATCTCCTGACGCTTCAAGTGCTGCCGCGCCAGGGCTGGTACCCGCACATCTGGCGGCAGCAGGGCCGGGCCGACGCGGGCCTGATCTGGGCGGGCGAGTGGTGGCGCGCGGCCACGGCGCTTACGCTGCACGCCGACGCGGGCCATCTGCTGGGCAACGTGGCCGTGGGCACGATCTTCGGGGCCGTGCTCTGCGCGGAACTCGGCCTTGGCGCCGGGCTCTTGCTGATGCTCCTGGCAGGAATCCTGGGCAACCTGGTCAACGCGGCGGTGCTGGGGCCTGATCACCTGTCCATCGGCTTTTCCACGGCCGTGTTCGGCGCGGCCGGATGCATCGCCGGGCTTCGCGCCGTGGCCGGACCCTATTCCGGGCTTCGTGGCGGCTTCGTGCCGCTCGCGGCCGGGCTCGGGCTCACGGCCATGCTTGGTACGGGCGGAGAGAACACGGACCTTGGCGCTCACATCTTCGGCTTTTTGGTGGGAGTCCCGCTGGGCGTGGCCGCGGGGCGCGCCACGAACCGCATGGGAATGCCCGGCCGGGCACTGGACGCAGGCCTGTTGGTCACGGCGCTTGCGCTGCCCGTGTTGGCCTGGATGCTGGCCTTCACTTGA